The DNA region GCGCTGGCGCTGCAGACGGTGGCTGCCAAGAAACTCTCCGACATCGAGGGGGTCACCACGACCTACGTGACCGGCACGCTCACCACCACGATGCACGATCTCGCGGTCCGCAGCGCGCACGGGCAGGGACTGCGCGTGCTGTCCGTCGTGGCGCTGCCGGTCGGCGCGGTATCCGCCACCGCCGCGTTGCTGCTGGCCGCCGAGCTGTGCCCGGTGGTGGCATGGTTGCCCGCCGTCGCCGCGGCGATTCTGCTTCTGTCCACATCGAGACCGTAGGTAGGACCGCGCTGACGCTGTGCGCCGATGATGGAGCACGGGCCCGACCACCTGAACGAGTGAGCCGGACGGGGGAGCGGCATCCGCGCCGACCCCAGGTCGGTTACCATTCGGGGATGACGAAACCGGCACCGATCGAAGACGTCCCGATCGGCGGCGACGTCATCCGCCTCGGGCAGTTCCTGAAGTTCGCGGGGATTCTCGACTCCGGTGGAGACGTGAAAGAGGCCATCATCGACGGCTACGTGAGCGTGAACGGCGAGGTCGATCGACGTCGCGGGCGCCAGCTGAAGCTCGGCGACATCGTCAGGTTCGAAGGGCGTCAGGTCCGGGTCTGCCCCTGATTGCTGTGCGGGGGAGGATGCGCAACTTTACTTGTGGGTTAATTAACCTGCGGGTATAGTACCGGTATGTCCGTCGCTCACCTGGATGCAACGTTCCTGGCCCTCGCCGACCCCACCCGGCGGGCGATCATCGGCCGCCTGAGCGAAGGAGATGCGACGGTGAACGAACTGGCTGAGCCGTTCGCGATGTCTCTTCCGGCGGTCTCCAAGCACATCAAGGTGCTGGAGCGGTGCGGGTTGGTGACCCGGTCACGACGCGCTCAGTTCCGTCCTTGTCGCCTGAACGTTTCCGCCCTCGCGGAGGCAGAGAGCTGGATCCAAGAGAGTCGCCGGGTGTGGTCGGACCGGTTCGATCAGCTCGACGAGCACCTTCGCGATCTGCAAGCCGGGGGAGAGGCCGCGCGATGAGCAGCCTTCCGGCTGAGTCGCGGCGTCCGGCATCCGCTGGCGACGTGACCATCTCCCGCACCTTCGATGCTCCCAGGGAATTGGTGTTCCGGTGCATGATCGATCCGCAGCACCTCACGCATTTCTGGGGACCGAGAGGGACGAGCGCGCCGATGGAGGGCATCGTCGTCGACGCCCGACCGGGCGGTGCCTTCGAGACCACGATGGTCAACGACGCCGACGGCAGCTCCTACTGCATGCGCGCGGTCTTCCGCGAGGTGGCCGAACCGGAACGGCTGGTGTGGGCCGACATCGATTCGGGCATGGTCACGACCGCGCTGTTCATCGACACAGGGGACGGACGCACGAACGTCCACATCCGTCAGACGCTCGTCCCGCCACATGCGATGACGGAGGATGCGCGGGCGGGTTTCCTCAGTTCGCTGGACCGTTTCAACGCCTATGCGCGCGCCCTCGCATCACCAGCTGAGGAGGACAGATGAGTGCCGTGCAGTCGGCAGACGGCACATCGATCCGGTTCGACCAGTCCGGATCCGGTTCGCCGCTGGTGCTCGTCCTGGGCGCCTTCAACACCAGGTCCGCCGGTGCGTCGCTGGCCGCGCACCTCGCGCAGCGGTTCATGGTCTTCAACTACGACCGACGCGGACGCGGACAGAGCGGGGACACCGCGCCGTACGAGATCCAGCGTGAGATCGAGGATCTCGCCGCGCTGATCGCTGCAGCGGGCGGAGAATCGGCCGTGTTCGGGTACTCGTCCGGAGCGATCCTCGCTCTCGCCGCCGCCGAGCACGGCCTTCCCATCACCGGCCTTGCGCTGTACGAGCCGCCCTTCCCCCTGACGGGCAGGAGCCGCGATTTCTTCACCCGGAGCGCGGGGGAGATCCGGGCGCTCATCGCTGAGGGGCGGCCGGATGCCGCGGTGGAACTCTTCCAGATCCGCATCGTCGGCATACCGCCGGAGGTGGTCGCGCAGATCCGCCACGCGCCCTTCTGGCCCGAGCTGGTCCGGATCGCACCGACCCTGGAATACGAGGTTCTTCTTCTCGCCTCCGACCCGGACCTGCCCGGGAGAGTCGGCATCCCCACTCTGGTGGTGGCGGGATCAGACAGTCCGTCTGTCCTCACCGACGCCGCCGAGAAACTCAGCCGCCGACTTGCGCACGGTTCATATCGGGAGCTCGCCGGTCGCAGCCACGACATCGACGCTGATGCACTCGGCCCCGTCGTCACCGAATTCCTCGCGCGGTGACCGGACCGTGCCGGCGGGGCCGTCGCGGTGTGAGATCGAATAGGGGAACACCGCTGCATTCCTTTGAGCTGACATAATGTGCATTATCGGCAATCGGTCGCTCGGCCTCGTTCCGGTGCGGACGTGGCGGTCGAGCCCATCCTCTCGGGCCGAATTCGCGCTTGATCGACCCTCGGGATCTGCGGGTTGCGATACGGACACGCCGCGTTCGTGGACGCCGCGAGTTCACCCGCCGGGTCTAAGCTGAGCCGCACCTCACAGGAATCTCCCAGAAAGGGATGCCTCATGTCCACAGAATTCGCGCCGGAAAGATCGCTCGTCAACGGCATCCGCACCGCCCTCGGCATCAGCGGCGTCCTGTCCCTGATCGTCGGAATCCTCATCCTGGCCTGGCCGGACAAGACCGCGATGGTCGTCACCGCGATCATCGCGATCTATGCGATCGCTGCCGGCCTGGTATACGCCGGCCTCGGGATCTTCTCGAAGACCCGAGGCGGCTGGTCGCGAGTCGGCCACATCGCCCTGGGCGTGCTGTTCGTCATCGCCGGTATCGTCGCGTTCCTGAACCTGGGAGGAGCGACGGCATGGCTCGCGCTGTTCCTGGGCTTCCTCGTCGGCATCATGTGGATCGTCGAGGGCATCGTCGCGCTGTCCACGCTGGATATGGCCGCATCCAAGGGCTGGACGGTCTTCTTCGCGATCATCAGCATCATCGCCGGCATCGTGCTGTTCTTCTCCCCGATCTGGGGCGCCCTGGTGCTGTGGTGGCTGCTGGGCATCTCCCTGATCGTGCTCGGCGTCATCCAGATCATTCGCGCCTTCACCTTCGCCAGCAAGGACATCTAGTCCGGCATCACGACAGAGCGCCCCGGGATCCCGGGGCGCTCTGTCGTCTCAGTCGTCAGGGACGATCGGTGACCGGCAGCTTCCGCCGCCACCAGTCCAGCACCGCCTCGAAGCGCTCGACGCGGTGGCGCGGCTGGCCGGCGCGCGTGAGCTCGTGATCCTCCCCGGGGAAGACCAGCAGCTCGGCCTCGGTCCCCTGTCGTTTCAGCGCCGAGTAGTACCTGGTCGCCTGTTCCAGCGGGCAGCGGAAGTCCAGTTCGGAGTGCAGGACGAGAGTGGGTGTCCTCACCTCGCCCACCACCGCCATCGGACTCTGCCGGGCGATCGCGTCCGCCTCGGTTCCGACGTATTCGTCTCCGAAGAAGGAGCCGATGTCGCTGGTCCCCTGGAACGAGACGGGGTCCAGGAAACCCCGCTCCACGATGGCCCCCGCGAAGCGGTGGTCGTGGGCGATCACCCAGGCGGTGAGGTAGCCGCCGTACGAGCCGCCCATGATTCCGACGCGTTCGCGGTCCAGCCGCGCGTCCTGCGCTGTGGCTCCGTCCAGGAAGTCGATGACGTCCGCGAAGTCGACGGTGCCCATCGCCCCGCGGATGCTGCGGCCGTGCTCGCTCCCATAGCCCGCTGAGCCCCGCGGGTTGCAGTACACGACCGCGTAACCGGCATCCACCAGCACCTGCGTCTCATCGAAGAGGTGGATGCCGTATGCGGCGTACGGTCCCCCGTGGATCTGCAGAAGAACCGGGAAGGGTCCTTCTCCCGCAGGCTGGGCGACCCAGCCGTGGATCGGATAGCCGTCCCTGCCCGTGATGGTCAGTTCGCG from Microbacterium sp. zg-B185 includes:
- a CDS encoding metalloregulator ArsR/SmtB family transcription factor; the encoded protein is MSVAHLDATFLALADPTRRAIIGRLSEGDATVNELAEPFAMSLPAVSKHIKVLERCGLVTRSRRAQFRPCRLNVSALAEAESWIQESRRVWSDRFDQLDEHLRDLQAGGEAAR
- a CDS encoding SRPBCC domain-containing protein; protein product: MSSLPAESRRPASAGDVTISRTFDAPRELVFRCMIDPQHLTHFWGPRGTSAPMEGIVVDARPGGAFETTMVNDADGSSYCMRAVFREVAEPERLVWADIDSGMVTTALFIDTGDGRTNVHIRQTLVPPHAMTEDARAGFLSSLDRFNAYARALASPAEEDR
- a CDS encoding DUF308 domain-containing protein is translated as MSTEFAPERSLVNGIRTALGISGVLSLIVGILILAWPDKTAMVVTAIIAIYAIAAGLVYAGLGIFSKTRGGWSRVGHIALGVLFVIAGIVAFLNLGGATAWLALFLGFLVGIMWIVEGIVALSTLDMAASKGWTVFFAIISIIAGIVLFFSPIWGALVLWWLLGISLIVLGVIQIIRAFTFASKDI
- a CDS encoding RNA-binding S4 domain-containing protein encodes the protein MTKPAPIEDVPIGGDVIRLGQFLKFAGILDSGGDVKEAIIDGYVSVNGEVDRRRGRQLKLGDIVRFEGRQVRVCP
- a CDS encoding alpha/beta hydrolase yields the protein MSAVQSADGTSIRFDQSGSGSPLVLVLGAFNTRSAGASLAAHLAQRFMVFNYDRRGRGQSGDTAPYEIQREIEDLAALIAAAGGESAVFGYSSGAILALAAAEHGLPITGLALYEPPFPLTGRSRDFFTRSAGEIRALIAEGRPDAAVELFQIRIVGIPPEVVAQIRHAPFWPELVRIAPTLEYEVLLLASDPDLPGRVGIPTLVVAGSDSPSVLTDAAEKLSRRLAHGSYRELAGRSHDIDADALGPVVTEFLAR